A window from Micromonospora terminaliae encodes these proteins:
- a CDS encoding sugar transferase, producing the protein MRHVDSFEIQPPTPPSHNGVPRSAWARARRRVSRWHRPYIAMLLLLDFGAAALASLIAINVFEQASAGFYGAEENPAWFHTVAFGLLPLGWLLILWGNRAYDRRYLGLGPDEFKRVIRAGVAVAATVSFLAFATKTMLSRWTVGFALLGALLLILLGRMVARVALHAVRRRVGQAGHRMVLVGTLPECLEVYTAVTRNPGAGLVPVAIHLTDGYAAARGIETPVPVYAGRDVLALVREVGGDTIAVCGSASAEPGELRRMAWQLEGSGVDLVVAPQLTDIAGPRVHIRPIEGLPLLHVEEPTLSGPALLAKNLMDRVAAGLGLLLLTPLFAAIAIAIRISDPGPVFFRQPRVGHEGRTFRVWKFRTMYVDAEERLAGLVDQNETDGMLFKMKQDPRVFPVGRFLRASSLDELPQLINVLWGEMSLVGPRPLPADDGDFLGDVRRRLLVRPGMTGLWQVSGRSDLSWDEAVRLDLYYVDNWSLAYDLSILWRTVGVVLARKGAY; encoded by the coding sequence GTGCGGCACGTCGACAGCTTCGAGATCCAGCCGCCGACTCCGCCGTCGCACAACGGCGTACCCCGGTCGGCATGGGCCCGTGCCCGGCGTCGGGTGTCCCGCTGGCACCGTCCCTACATCGCGATGCTGCTGCTGCTCGACTTCGGGGCCGCCGCCCTGGCCAGCCTCATCGCGATCAACGTCTTCGAGCAGGCGTCCGCCGGTTTCTACGGCGCCGAGGAGAACCCGGCCTGGTTCCACACCGTCGCCTTCGGCCTGCTGCCGCTGGGCTGGCTGCTCATCCTCTGGGGCAACCGGGCCTACGACCGGCGCTACCTGGGCCTCGGCCCCGACGAGTTCAAGCGGGTGATCCGGGCCGGCGTGGCGGTGGCCGCGACGGTCTCGTTCCTGGCCTTCGCCACGAAGACCATGCTGTCCCGGTGGACCGTGGGCTTCGCCCTGCTCGGTGCCCTGCTGCTGATCCTGCTGGGGCGCATGGTGGCCCGGGTGGCGCTGCACGCCGTCCGCCGCCGGGTCGGCCAGGCCGGGCACCGGATGGTGCTGGTCGGCACCCTGCCGGAGTGCCTGGAGGTCTACACGGCGGTCACCCGCAACCCGGGGGCCGGCCTCGTGCCGGTGGCCATCCACCTCACCGACGGGTACGCCGCCGCCCGCGGCATCGAGACCCCGGTGCCGGTCTACGCCGGCCGGGACGTGCTCGCCCTGGTGCGCGAGGTCGGCGGGGACACCATCGCGGTCTGCGGCTCGGCCAGCGCCGAGCCGGGCGAGCTGCGCCGGATGGCCTGGCAGCTGGAGGGCTCCGGCGTCGACCTGGTGGTCGCGCCGCAGCTCACCGACATCGCCGGCCCGCGGGTGCACATCCGCCCCATCGAGGGCCTGCCGCTGCTGCACGTCGAGGAGCCGACCCTGTCCGGGCCGGCGCTGCTCGCCAAGAACCTCATGGACCGGGTCGCCGCCGGGCTGGGCCTGCTGCTGCTGACCCCGCTCTTCGCGGCCATCGCGATCGCCATCCGGATCTCCGACCCCGGGCCGGTCTTCTTCCGGCAGCCCCGGGTCGGGCACGAGGGGCGCACCTTCCGGGTCTGGAAGTTCCGGACCATGTACGTCGACGCCGAGGAGCGGCTGGCCGGCCTGGTCGACCAGAACGAGACCGACGGCATGCTGTTCAAGATGAAGCAGGACCCCCGGGTCTTCCCGGTGGGCCGCTTCCTGCGCGCCTCCTCGCTGGACGAGCTGCCCCAGCTGATCAACGTGCTGTGGGGCGAGATGTCGCTGGTCGGCCCGCGCCCGCTCCCCGCCGACGACGGTGACTTCCTGGGCGACGTCCGGCGGCGGCTGCTGGTCCGCCCGGGCATGACCGGGCTCTGGCAGGTCTCCGGCCGCTCCGACCTCTCCTGGGACGAGGCGGTCCGGCTCGACCTCTACTACGTCGACAACTGGTCGCTGGCCTACGACCTGAGCATCCTCTGGCGGACCGTCGGCGTGGTGCTCGCCCGCAAGGGCGCGTACTAG
- a CDS encoding CDP-alcohol phosphatidyltransferase family protein has protein sequence MHSATLAEPSRPSVADFHRVNRGGGLFSESISQWIGAVFALVAQRLGLRPTALTITNLVLGLAASVTVVALADDVAAGSVPAWAVGLVALVGWQIAYALDCADGQLARVTGQGSAAGARVDVLCDVAAQIALVTALGATAVAQRPATPVWLIAVFAGTWMVNLVTSVMQAGPNAASMVTSTSLPVRLAKLVRDYGAVIFLAGLVLAVAPALTVWVIVAFTVVNGGFLLASIAFSARASLR, from the coding sequence GTGCACTCCGCGACCTTGGCTGAGCCGTCCCGCCCCTCCGTCGCCGACTTCCACCGGGTCAACCGGGGCGGCGGCCTGTTCAGCGAGTCGATCAGCCAGTGGATCGGCGCGGTCTTCGCGCTGGTCGCCCAGCGCCTGGGGCTGCGCCCGACCGCGCTGACCATCACGAACCTGGTGCTCGGCCTGGCCGCCTCGGTCACCGTGGTGGCGCTCGCCGACGATGTCGCGGCGGGGTCGGTCCCCGCCTGGGCCGTGGGGCTGGTCGCCCTCGTCGGCTGGCAGATCGCGTACGCGCTGGACTGCGCCGACGGGCAGCTCGCCCGGGTCACCGGGCAGGGCAGCGCGGCCGGCGCCCGGGTCGACGTGCTCTGCGACGTGGCGGCCCAGATCGCGCTGGTCACCGCGCTCGGGGCGACCGCCGTGGCGCAGCGGCCCGCGACGCCCGTCTGGCTGATCGCGGTCTTCGCCGGCACCTGGATGGTCAACCTGGTGACCTCGGTGATGCAGGCCGGCCCGAACGCTGCCAGCATGGTCACCTCGACCTCGCTCCCGGTCCGCCTGGCGAAGCTGGTCCGCGACTACGGCGCCGTGATCTTCCTGGCCGGCCTGGTGCTGGCCGTGGCGCCCGCCCTGACCGTGTGGGTGATCGTCGCCTTCACGGTCGTCAACGGCGGCTTCCTGCTGGCGAGCATCGCCTTCTCCGCCCGCGCCTCCCTCCGCTGA
- a CDS encoding malectin domain-containing carbohydrate-binding protein has translation MLTLPAITRRSFALVTATFLGVGGVLSASPALAAPGHETVVSSETSSNTPNIMDGTVFAIHDAGSKVIAGGSFTQVRNRNKSADIDRNKLLAFDKATGTVDEAFAPVLDGDVLAIIAGPTAGTVYIAGDFNTVNGVNRRKLALLNVADGSLVTTFKGPAFNGLVNDIAKVGDRLLVGGIFSKIGTDVVRNGVASINANTGALDDYLTVALTENHNWTPGSTGVAKAGVGAEKLAVSPDEKQLVVIGNFKKANGVVHDQIVRINLGDSTATIADWNTDSYSGACKYSAFDSWVRDVQFAPSGKYFVVVTTGASYPGTLCDSAARWETAATGDGQKPTWTNFSGGDTFLSTGISEEAVYVGGHFRWANNPLARDQAGPGAVPRPSIAALDPASGLPLAWNPGRNPRGYGVTEMLVTQEGLWIGSDQDYIGDREFLRKKIAFFPLDGGNAPHSTSTKGLPGNVYQAGRAAQSEVLYRVNAGGPAIPATDGGPDWSADSAAAPSPYHNSGSSVSAYTTNATFDATVPASTPATLFNTERWDQATAPDMQWDIPIAAGTRVDVRLYLANRYATTGTVGKRKFDVSIDGVLKLNDFDPVAGAGGTDRGTMRSFSVVSDGVIDVDFGRVLENPLVQGIEVVKTAPTPDAADVLYRVNAGGDQLAAPSGPAWATDSLAAPSTYHNTGNTVSTYTTNAALDATVPAGTPVALFNSERWDESTTPDMQWDFPVPAGTPIQVRLYLANRYAGTATAGKRKFDVSIDGVLKLNDFDPIASIGATNKGTMRAFALTSDGNVDIDFGRVLENPLVQGIEIVKLPPVPPATTVDSITTRTYDGATAVGDATTVANPDNTAWSTVKGAFWVGGDLFYGVNGDLYKRSFDGTAFGTPKKLDPYHDAKWDLVLTGSAPEGQTYAGRTVNFAAELPNVTGMFYSSGRIYYTLANQSALFWRGFAPDTGTVGAERTTIADTNGYGGVGGMFLSDGKLYTVSRNNGNLYVRDWSAGAPANSATLVSGPTVDKVDWRATAVFVGP, from the coding sequence CCGAACATCATGGACGGCACGGTCTTCGCCATCCACGACGCCGGCAGCAAGGTGATCGCGGGTGGGTCCTTCACCCAGGTGCGCAACCGGAACAAGTCGGCTGACATCGACCGCAACAAACTGCTGGCCTTCGACAAGGCCACGGGCACTGTCGACGAGGCGTTCGCGCCCGTGCTCGACGGCGACGTGCTGGCGATCATCGCGGGCCCCACCGCCGGGACGGTCTACATCGCCGGCGACTTCAACACCGTCAACGGGGTCAACCGCCGGAAGCTGGCGCTGCTCAACGTCGCCGACGGCTCGCTGGTCACCACCTTCAAGGGGCCGGCCTTCAACGGCCTGGTCAACGACATCGCCAAGGTCGGCGACCGGCTGCTGGTGGGCGGCATCTTCAGCAAGATCGGCACCGACGTCGTCCGCAACGGGGTGGCGTCGATCAACGCCAACACCGGCGCGCTGGACGACTACCTCACCGTCGCCCTGACCGAGAACCACAACTGGACCCCGGGCAGCACCGGTGTCGCCAAGGCCGGTGTGGGAGCCGAGAAGCTCGCCGTGTCGCCGGACGAGAAGCAGCTGGTCGTCATCGGCAACTTCAAGAAGGCCAACGGCGTCGTCCACGACCAGATCGTCCGGATCAACCTGGGCGACAGCACGGCCACCATCGCGGACTGGAACACCGACAGCTACTCGGGCGCCTGCAAGTACAGCGCGTTCGACTCGTGGGTACGCGACGTGCAGTTCGCCCCCAGCGGCAAGTACTTCGTCGTGGTGACCACCGGCGCGTCCTACCCGGGCACGCTCTGCGATTCCGCGGCCCGGTGGGAGACCGCCGCCACCGGTGACGGGCAGAAGCCCACCTGGACCAACTTCAGCGGCGGCGACACCTTCCTCTCCACCGGCATCAGCGAGGAGGCGGTCTACGTCGGCGGCCACTTCCGCTGGGCGAACAACCCGCTCGCTCGCGACCAGGCCGGCCCCGGCGCGGTGCCGCGGCCCAGCATCGCGGCCCTCGACCCGGCCAGCGGCCTGCCGCTGGCCTGGAACCCGGGCCGCAACCCGCGCGGCTACGGCGTGACCGAGATGCTGGTCACCCAGGAGGGCCTCTGGATCGGCAGCGACCAGGACTACATCGGCGACCGCGAGTTCCTGCGCAAGAAGATCGCGTTCTTCCCGCTGGACGGCGGCAACGCGCCGCACTCCACCAGCACGAAGGGCCTGCCCGGCAACGTCTACCAGGCCGGCCGTGCCGCGCAGAGCGAGGTGCTCTACCGGGTCAACGCCGGTGGTCCGGCGATCCCGGCGACCGACGGCGGTCCGGACTGGTCCGCCGACAGCGCCGCCGCGCCCAGCCCGTACCACAACAGCGGCAGCAGCGTCTCGGCCTACACCACCAACGCGACGTTCGACGCCACGGTGCCGGCGAGCACGCCCGCCACGCTGTTCAACACCGAGCGCTGGGACCAGGCGACCGCGCCGGACATGCAGTGGGACATCCCGATCGCGGCCGGCACCCGGGTCGACGTGCGCCTCTACCTGGCCAACCGGTACGCCACGACCGGCACGGTGGGTAAGCGCAAGTTCGACGTCAGCATCGACGGCGTGCTCAAGCTGAACGACTTCGACCCGGTGGCGGGCGCCGGCGGCACGGACCGCGGCACCATGCGGTCCTTCTCGGTGGTCAGCGACGGCGTGATCGACGTCGACTTCGGTCGCGTACTGGAGAACCCGCTCGTCCAGGGCATCGAGGTCGTCAAGACCGCGCCCACGCCGGACGCCGCTGACGTGCTCTACCGGGTCAACGCGGGTGGCGACCAGCTGGCCGCGCCGAGCGGCCCGGCCTGGGCCACCGACAGCCTGGCGGCGCCGAGCACCTACCACAACACCGGCAACACCGTCTCGACCTACACCACGAACGCGGCGCTCGACGCCACCGTTCCGGCCGGCACCCCGGTCGCGCTGTTCAACAGCGAGCGCTGGGACGAGTCGACCACGCCGGACATGCAGTGGGACTTCCCCGTCCCGGCGGGCACCCCGATCCAGGTGCGGCTCTACCTGGCCAACCGGTACGCGGGCACCGCCACGGCCGGCAAGCGCAAGTTCGACGTCAGCATCGACGGCGTGCTCAAGCTGAACGACTTCGACCCGATCGCCTCGATCGGTGCCACCAACAAGGGCACCATGCGGGCCTTCGCGCTCACCAGCGACGGCAACGTCGACATCGACTTCGGTCGCGTGCTGGAGAACCCGCTGGTCCAGGGCATCGAGATCGTCAAGCTCCCGCCGGTGCCGCCGGCCACCACGGTGGACAGCATCACCACGCGGACGTACGACGGCGCCACCGCGGTGGGCGACGCGACCACGGTCGCCAACCCGGACAACACCGCGTGGTCCACGGTGAAGGGCGCCTTCTGGGTCGGCGGTGACCTGTTCTACGGCGTCAACGGCGACCTCTACAAGCGCTCGTTCGACGGCACGGCCTTCGGCACCCCGAAGAAGCTCGACCCGTACCACGACGCCAAGTGGGACCTGGTCCTCACCGGCTCCGCGCCGGAGGGCCAGACCTACGCGGGCCGGACGGTCAACTTCGCCGCCGAGCTGCCGAACGTGACCGGCATGTTCTACAGCAGCGGCCGCATCTACTACACGCTGGCCAACCAGAGCGCCCTGTTCTGGCGCGGGTTCGCGCCCGACACCGGCACCGTCGGGGCCGAGCGGACCACCATCGCCGACACCAACGGCTACGGCGGCGTGGGTGGCATGTTCCTCAGCGACGGCAAGCTCTACACGGTGAGCCGGAACAACGGCAACCTGTACGTCCGGGACTGGTCCGCGGGCGCACCGGCCAACAGCGCCACGCTGGTCAGCGGTCCGACCGTGGACAAGGTGGACTGGCGGGCCACCGCCGTCTTCGTCGGCCCGTGA
- a CDS encoding CBS domain-containing protein yields the protein MQVREAMSNEVLVVGPEHTLRQAAQMMSARRVGSAVVIDPDSEGIGIMTERDVLNAIGAGLDPDVERTGAHLTWDVVYAGPDWTVEEAAAAMARGGFRHLVVLDGREVAGVISVRDLMRVWAREHSAPRV from the coding sequence ATGCAGGTACGCGAAGCGATGTCCAACGAGGTGCTCGTGGTCGGCCCGGAGCACACGCTCCGCCAGGCGGCCCAGATGATGTCGGCCCGCCGGGTCGGGTCGGCGGTCGTGATCGACCCGGATTCCGAGGGGATCGGGATCATGACCGAACGCGACGTGCTCAACGCGATCGGGGCCGGGCTCGACCCGGATGTCGAACGCACCGGAGCGCACCTGACCTGGGACGTGGTCTACGCGGGCCCGGACTGGACGGTGGAGGAGGCGGCCGCCGCCATGGCCCGGGGCGGATTCCGGCACCTGGTGGTGCTCGACGGCCGGGAGGTGGCCGGGGTGATCTCGGTGCGCGACCTGATGCGGGTCTGGGCGCGGGAGCACAGCGCCCCCCGCGTCTGA
- a CDS encoding sugar phosphate nucleotidyltransferase, which yields MIGMVLAAGAGRRLRPYTDTLPKALVPVDGETTILDIALRNLAEVGLTEVVIVVGYAADAVRQRQAALEEKYGVTITLVHNDKAEEWNNAYSLWLAREHFSRGVLLVNGDTVHPVSVEKTLLAERGPGILLAIDNIKALAEEEMKTTFDAAGQLTRITKLMDPGEAYGEYIGATLIEPQVAEALADALEATWRRDPNLYYEDGYQEFADRGGEVRAAPIGDVSWVEVDNHADLARAREIACRY from the coding sequence ATGATCGGGATGGTGCTCGCCGCCGGTGCGGGGCGCCGGCTGCGCCCGTACACCGACACCCTGCCCAAGGCCCTGGTGCCGGTCGACGGGGAGACCACCATCCTCGACATCGCGCTGCGCAACCTCGCCGAGGTCGGGCTGACCGAGGTCGTGATCGTGGTGGGGTACGCCGCGGACGCCGTCCGGCAGCGGCAGGCCGCGCTGGAGGAGAAGTACGGCGTCACGATCACCCTCGTCCACAACGACAAGGCCGAGGAGTGGAACAACGCGTACTCGCTCTGGCTGGCCCGGGAGCACTTCTCCCGCGGCGTGCTGCTGGTCAACGGCGACACCGTGCACCCGGTGAGCGTCGAGAAGACCCTGCTGGCCGAGCGTGGCCCGGGCATCCTGCTGGCCATCGACAACATCAAGGCGCTGGCCGAGGAGGAGATGAAGACCACCTTCGACGCGGCCGGCCAGCTCACCCGGATCACCAAGCTCATGGACCCGGGCGAGGCGTACGGGGAGTACATCGGCGCGACGCTGATCGAGCCGCAGGTGGCCGAGGCGCTGGCCGACGCCCTGGAGGCGACCTGGCGGCGCGACCCGAACCTCTACTACGAGGACGGCTACCAGGAGTTCGCCGACCGGGGCGGCGAGGTGCGGGCCGCGCCGATCGGCGACGTCTCCTGGGTCGAGGTCGACAACCACGCCGACCTGGCCCGGGCGCGGGAGATCGCGTGCCGCTACTAG
- a CDS encoding iron-containing alcohol dehydrogenase family protein — protein MPLLARTILTPLHIDVRRGAVADLAAILADGRISAGGDVAVVVGPGQGEQIAELLRPSLRSADLFTVAGGSLDAADDLGAKLRNRSYDAVVGIGGGKTIDVAKYAATRRGLPMVTVATALANDGIASPVASLVTEGIKGSYGVHIPIAVIVDLDFVEAGPERHNRAGIGDVVSNISALADWELARQVRGEPVDGLAASLARMGAEAVLAHRGDMSDDGFVTVLAEALISTGLAMAVCGTSRPASGGCHEIMHAIDSLYPGTASHGELAGLGALFCTFLRGDERRLTEMSACLARHGLPRLPADVGLTDEQFVEAVQFAPATRPDRYTILEHLAMSPTETRERLADYAGALRDLG, from the coding sequence GTGCCGCTACTAGCCCGGACGATCCTCACCCCGCTGCACATCGACGTGCGGCGCGGTGCGGTGGCCGACCTCGCCGCGATCCTGGCCGACGGGCGGATCTCCGCCGGCGGCGACGTGGCGGTGGTGGTCGGCCCCGGGCAGGGCGAGCAGATCGCCGAGCTGCTGCGCCCCTCGCTGCGGTCGGCGGACCTGTTCACGGTGGCCGGCGGCTCCCTGGACGCCGCCGACGACCTGGGCGCGAAGCTACGCAACCGGTCGTACGACGCGGTGGTGGGCATCGGCGGCGGCAAGACCATCGACGTGGCGAAGTACGCGGCGACCCGGCGCGGCCTGCCCATGGTCACCGTGGCGACGGCCCTGGCCAACGACGGCATCGCCTCGCCGGTGGCCAGCCTGGTCACCGAGGGCATCAAGGGTTCCTACGGGGTGCACATCCCGATCGCCGTGATCGTGGACCTGGACTTCGTCGAGGCGGGGCCGGAGCGGCACAACCGGGCCGGCATCGGCGACGTGGTGAGCAACATCAGCGCCCTGGCCGACTGGGAGCTGGCCCGGCAGGTCCGCGGGGAGCCGGTCGACGGGCTGGCCGCCTCGCTGGCCCGGATGGGAGCCGAGGCGGTGCTCGCCCACCGGGGCGACATGAGCGACGACGGCTTCGTCACGGTGCTGGCCGAGGCGCTGATCTCCACCGGGCTGGCCATGGCGGTCTGCGGCACCAGCCGACCGGCCAGCGGCGGCTGCCACGAGATCATGCACGCGATCGACTCGCTCTACCCGGGCACGGCGTCGCACGGCGAGCTGGCCGGCCTGGGCGCGTTGTTCTGCACCTTCCTCCGGGGGGACGAGCGCCGGCTCACCGAGATGTCGGCCTGCCTGGCCCGGCACGGCCTGCCCCGGCTGCCCGCCGACGTGGGCCTGACCGACGAGCAGTTCGTGGAAGCCGTGCAGTTCGCCCCGGCCACCCGACCGGACCGCTACACCATCCTCGAACACCTGGCGATGTCGCCTACCGAGACCCGGGAGCGGCTGGCAGACTACGCCGGTGCACTCCGCGACCTTGGCTGA
- a CDS encoding NUDIX domain-containing protein produces MPTEPLRCAGALIVDDDGRIFIQRRSPERRLFPNCWDIVGGHLEPGEEVQDALRREVAEETGWTVSHVLGQVGEYRYTGDDGLTRVETDFLVRVDGDLSRPRLEAGKHTEYRWLAEQDVALLDEHRDVNDGLIRRIAENGFAALRSIGL; encoded by the coding sequence GTGCCCACCGAGCCCCTCCGCTGCGCCGGCGCGCTGATCGTCGACGACGACGGCCGCATCTTCATCCAGCGCCGGTCCCCCGAGCGGCGCCTCTTCCCCAACTGCTGGGACATCGTCGGCGGCCACCTCGAGCCCGGCGAGGAGGTGCAGGACGCGCTGCGCCGGGAGGTCGCCGAGGAGACCGGGTGGACCGTCTCCCACGTGCTCGGCCAGGTCGGCGAATACCGGTACACCGGCGACGACGGGCTGACCCGCGTGGAGACCGACTTCCTGGTCCGGGTGGACGGCGACCTGAGCCGGCCCCGGCTGGAGGCGGGCAAGCACACCGAGTACCGGTGGCTGGCGGAGCAGGACGTCGCGTTGCTCGACGAGCACCGCGACGTCAACGACGGGCTGATCCGGCGGATCGCCGAGAACGGCTTCGCCGCCCTGCGTTCGATCGGTCTGTGA
- a CDS encoding Fpg/Nei family DNA glycosylase produces the protein MPELPEVEALAGYLRERAVGRRVERFEVAAISALKTYDPPPSAVAGRAVTGAGRHGKFLDVRFDEGLHLVIHLARAGWLHYREAFPSAAPLRPGKGPIAVRVRLDDGSGFDLTEAGTQKKLAAYLVTDPALVPGVGKLGPDALEADLATFGSQLRSRRGQVKGVLTDQSVLAGIGNAYSDEILHAAKLSPFAITDRLTDDQLATLHAATRAVLGDAVRRSMGQRAAELKGEKRSGLKVHARKGLPCPVCGDLVREVSFADSSLQYCPTCQTGGKPLADRRLSRLVR, from the coding sequence GTGCCTGAACTACCGGAGGTGGAAGCGCTCGCCGGGTACCTGCGCGAGCGGGCGGTCGGCCGGCGGGTCGAGCGGTTCGAGGTCGCCGCGATCAGCGCGCTGAAGACGTACGACCCGCCGCCCAGTGCGGTCGCGGGCCGGGCGGTGACCGGCGCGGGCCGGCACGGGAAGTTCCTCGACGTCCGGTTCGACGAGGGCCTGCACCTGGTGATCCACCTGGCCCGGGCTGGCTGGCTGCACTACCGGGAGGCGTTCCCGTCGGCCGCGCCGCTGCGCCCCGGCAAGGGCCCGATCGCCGTGCGGGTACGCCTCGACGACGGCTCCGGCTTCGACCTCACCGAGGCGGGCACGCAGAAGAAGCTGGCCGCCTACCTGGTGACCGACCCGGCGCTGGTGCCGGGGGTGGGCAAACTGGGCCCGGACGCCCTGGAGGCCGACCTGGCCACCTTCGGCTCCCAGCTGCGCAGCCGCCGTGGGCAGGTCAAGGGGGTGCTGACCGACCAGTCGGTGCTGGCCGGCATCGGCAACGCGTACTCCGACGAGATCCTGCACGCGGCGAAGCTGTCCCCGTTCGCGATCACCGACCGGCTGACCGACGACCAGCTCGCCACGCTGCACGCGGCGACCCGTGCCGTGCTCGGCGACGCGGTGCGGCGCTCGATGGGGCAGCGGGCCGCGGAGCTGAAGGGCGAGAAGCGCTCCGGGCTCAAGGTGCACGCCCGGAAGGGCCTGCCCTGCCCGGTCTGCGGCGACCTCGTGCGGGAGGTCTCGTTCGCTGATTCCAGCCTTCAGTACTGTCCCACCTGTCAGACCGGCGGCAAGCCGCTGGCTGACCGACGGTTGTCCCGCCTCGTACGGTGA
- a CDS encoding glycosyltransferase family 4 protein, which yields MRIVVAHNRYREAQPSGENTIVDAEIAQLTAAGVEVLPFLRSSDEIPAMSKPAKALLPISPIWAPKAQHDLDRLLAEHRPDVLHLHNPYPLLSPWVVRTAHRRGVPVVQTVHNYRQVCSSGLYFRDGVICQDCRGRALGVPAIVHRCYRGSRAQSALMATTLAVHRPTWKSVDRYIALTTAVADHLRDYGIPDDRIVVKPNAVPDPGTPAPPGDGFLFMGRLSPEKGLDLLLTAWRRHPVGSLGPLRIAGDGELRALAEAAAAERPDVVYLGQLDRAGVRAVLADSAVVLATSTWHDVLPTVIIEALASGRPVLGTALGGIPYLVGADDPREPAGTGPAEVATAAPGDGHVSLPRGVQRGEAGWVVAPDPEALAAALPVARAGAAALAPAARARYERTFHPDVVTKRLIDIYTGVASTARR from the coding sequence GTGAGAATCGTGGTGGCGCACAACCGGTACCGGGAAGCCCAGCCCTCCGGCGAGAACACCATCGTCGACGCGGAGATCGCCCAGTTGACCGCGGCCGGGGTGGAGGTGCTGCCGTTCCTGCGCAGCTCCGACGAGATCCCCGCGATGTCGAAGCCGGCCAAGGCGCTGCTGCCGATCTCGCCGATCTGGGCCCCGAAGGCCCAGCACGACCTGGACCGCCTGCTCGCCGAGCACCGCCCGGACGTGCTGCACCTGCACAACCCGTACCCGTTGCTCTCGCCCTGGGTGGTGCGGACCGCGCACCGGCGTGGCGTGCCGGTGGTGCAGACGGTGCACAACTACCGCCAGGTCTGCTCGTCCGGGCTCTACTTCCGCGACGGCGTGATCTGCCAGGACTGCCGGGGCCGGGCGCTGGGCGTGCCGGCCATCGTGCACCGCTGCTACCGGGGCTCCCGGGCGCAGAGCGCCCTGATGGCCACCACGCTCGCCGTGCACCGGCCGACCTGGAAGTCGGTGGACCGGTACATCGCGCTCACCACCGCGGTCGCCGACCACCTGCGTGACTACGGCATCCCGGACGACCGGATCGTGGTCAAGCCGAACGCGGTGCCCGACCCGGGGACCCCGGCGCCGCCCGGGGACGGGTTCCTGTTCATGGGCCGGCTCAGCCCGGAGAAGGGGCTCGACCTGCTGCTGACGGCGTGGCGGCGGCACCCCGTGGGGTCGCTGGGCCCGCTGCGGATCGCCGGCGACGGCGAGCTGCGCGCGCTGGCCGAGGCGGCCGCCGCCGAGCGGCCCGACGTGGTCTACCTGGGCCAGCTCGACCGGGCCGGGGTGCGCGCCGTGCTGGCCGACAGCGCCGTGGTGCTGGCCACCTCCACCTGGCACGACGTGCTGCCCACCGTGATCATCGAGGCGCTGGCCAGCGGCCGGCCGGTCCTCGGCACGGCGCTGGGCGGCATCCCGTACCTCGTCGGCGCGGACGATCCCCGGGAGCCGGCCGGCACCGGACCGGCCGAGGTGGCCACCGCGGCGCCCGGCGACGGGCACGTCTCCCTGCCGAGGGGGGTGCAACGGGGCGAGGCCGGCTGGGTGGTGGCGCCCGACCCGGAGGCGCTGGCCGCCGCCCTCCCGGTGGCCCGGGCCGGCGCGGCGGCTCTCGCCCCGGCCGCCCGCGCCCGCTACGAGCGCACCTTCCACCCCGACGTGGTGACGAAGCGCCTGATCGACATCTACACCGGCGTCGCGAGCACCGCCCGCCGCTGA